Part of the Sporomusa termitida genome, TTAACCCCAGTTCCCCGGCAGTCAGCGAACGTGCCGCCGCGGCCTGGGCTATTTTTACATTTTCCACAACCTGCTCCATCGTCGACATCCCGCTTAATACCACCGACACCTCCGGATGGTTCCATACCCACCGCAGGGCCCATTCGGCCGGTGTTCGTTTTACGTCTGCTTTTGCCAGCACCGCCAGCGCAGCCGGGGGCAGATTAGTGATATTGCCGCCCCGCAAAGGCTCCATGATCGCCACCCCCAGGTCTTTAGCGGCGGCATATTCTAACCCTTGCTTGCCGGCCTGATACTCCTCGTCCAAATAATTATACTGAATCTGGCAGAATGACCAGTCATAATAATCCACGATTTCATTGAACAGCGAAGCCTGATCATGGAAGGAAAAACCGGCGTATTTTATGCGGCCGTCCTTGATTGCCTGGTCCAAAAACCCGCTGATGCCGGCTTCCTTTAGGACAGGCCATGTGCCGCTGTTAAGCGAGTGTACCAGGTAAAAATCAATGGCCTCGGTCTCCAGGCGTGTCAATTGCTCATTAAGGTACTTATCCATGTCGGCCCTTGTTTTAATCAGCCAGCTGGGGAGTTTTGTCGCCAGCTTGACGCGGTCCCGGTAGCCGTCTTGCAGGGCTTTGGCCACAAACGGCTCGCTTGCTCCCCCCTGGGTAAAGCCGGTGCCGTGGTACGGATACGCCGTATCCACATAGTTGACCCCGGCATCAATCGCGTACCGGATCATACTGCTGGCCTTTTCCTCATCAATATGGGTAGGGTCGCTGCCGATAACCGGCAGCCGCATACAGCCAAAGCCCAGAGCCGAGACCATTTCCCCCGTTTTACCAAACCTTCTGTACAGCATAGCAATCCTCCTCGTTTCTGAAAATAACCGGCAAAGCAGCAAAGACACAGCTGGGTGTTGCGCCGTTATAAACTATAGCCTTATATATAAACCAACTGTCAACGGTTTTATACACTACTGTTTGTCAATGCATCTATTTTCATACAGGAGTAAGTAATTTACACCCTGTCGGCAGAGATTTTCCTGACCGGTTGCATATTTTTCAATCTATGGGTATAATATAAGCAAAGGACTGACGTGCCCAAACACGCCAGCCCGCAGGCTGTCTAACCGGAAAACGGTTAGCCCAAGTTAACGTTATTAAGAAATAATCGCCACTATTTGAGCACAGGGGCGGTTATTTCTTTTTGGTCGTGACCAATACCATAAGCGTGGCAAATGCGACAGCAAATGTCAATGCTTCATAGATACTCATCGTCCCCCCCTCCTGAAAAGGAAGGGGCTAACCGTCCCCCGAGCAGCCTGTATAATTAGTATAGCATATTTTTTCAGCGGTAAAAAAGAAAATTCTTGCCCCTGCCGGCTATTCTATATTTATGGCGCCACCAGCAGATGCATCGGAAATAAATTACGTAAACAGCGCAAATATAATCGGCTTACGATTACGGCGCCGAGTTCTTTACTTTATAACCGATATACAGGCACAGCAGCCAGACGGGGGCAATATATACGGAAAAACGCAAATCAGGCATATAGGCCATAATGCCGACAACGCCGGTCAAAAATGCCAGACTCACATAAGAGGCCAGCGGATACAAGGGCATCTTGAACGCCGGCGTCTTAGCGGCCTGCTCCTGGGCTTGGCGGAATTTCAGCTGAACAAGCACAATGGTCGCCCAGTTAATAATAATAGATATCGTGGCCACAGCCATCAAATATAAAAAGACCTTTTCCGGATTAAGGTAGCTCAGCAGCACGGTAATCAGGGTAAACCCTGTGGAAACCAAAACAGCATTGACCGGCGTTCCTGCCGAATTCAGCTTAGCCAGCATTCTCGGGGCATTTCCCTGTTTGGCCAGCCCGTACAGCATCCGGCCATTACTGTACAGGGCACTGTTATAGGCCGATACGGCGGCGGTAAGGACCACGAAGTTCAGTAAATGGGCCGCGGCCGGAATGCCCACATAGGAAAATATCTGCACAAAGGGGCTGCCGGTTGCGCCAATCTGATTCCAGGGGAAAATCATCAAAATAACCGTCAGCGCCCCTATATAAAACAGCAGAATACGCCATACGATCTGATTGATGGCGGCGGGAATCGTCTTGTGCGGGTTTTCCGCTTCGCCGGCCGTAATTCCGACCAGCTCTACGCCGCCGAAGGAAAACATAACCAGCACCAGCGACAAAACAACCCCCTGCAAGCCATTTGGGAAAAAACCGCCATGGACCCATAAATTGCTGATCCCCACAGGCTGGCCGCCGTTGCCTACCCCAAACAGGATCATCGCCAGGCCAAACACAATCATGCCGATAATGGCCAGAACCTTAATAATGGCAAACCAAAACTCAGTTTCCCCAAAAGCCTTTACATTAATGGTATTAATAAAGGTCACCACAATTAAACAGACCAGCGCCGACACCCAGGTGGGAATACCGGGATACCAGTAATTAATATAGATACCCACCACCGATAATTCCACCATCTGTACAATTACATAATTAAACCAATAATTCCAGCCGGCAATAAACCCCGGCAGCTCGCCCCAGTATTGATACGCGTACTGACTGAAGGAGCCGGAAACAGGATGCTCGACCGCCATCTCGCCTAAGGCCCGCATGATAAAAAAGATCACGCTGCCGCCCAGTAAATACGCCAGCGTGATCGCCGGGCCGGCCATTTGCACCATTGAGGCTGAACCGTAAAACAGGCCGGTGCCAATCGCCCCGCCCAGCGCAATCATTTGGATATGCCGGTTTTTCAGACCGCGCTGCACTTGCTCCTCATTGTCCACGCTTATTTTCCTCCTTATTTCTCTTTAGATCACCAGGCCGGCCTTGCCACCCCAGGAAATAAATCGACTCACAAACTATATAATGCTACTTTTACTACTGTTTTGTCAAATTATTCACGCCGCTGTCCGTGCTGTATAAACTTTTATCCGGTTCCCCGGCCCGGCCGGAAAATTCTCCGGCGGTCTCGCTGATCTTTTCTTGCAATTTACCGGAAACAGGCTATAATTAGAAATAGGTGGAAATTAAAAAGCCGCCGTGACCTGAAAGTGTTACCGCACTTCCAGGCCCGCGCAAGGTGAACGCAGCACCTACACGTAACAGTCTAGCTGTCCACGACGACATTTCTATTATACACCGCCCTTCTGCCGCAGCACAAGCGGGGGACGCGGGTATAAGGGGACATTGCCGGCGGCGCCGGGCTGTTAGTGCGACTGACGCAGCAAATTATTCCCTCTCTCCCCAGCAGCCAATTGGCAGCAGCAGGGCCAACCCTGACTTACCTGTTTGACCGCCTTGCTGTCGGCCGGGTATATCCGGCTTATTTGGTATTGGGGCTATAACAGTCATCGAAGCAGAACGCATGTGTAGGGTAAAGCCTGCGCACGCGTTCTTTTTAATTTCCCCCTGTAAAAAGCTGGCGGCAGGGCCTAAAGCGTTCTGCCCCAGCCTAAGTATGGGGGGTATACAGGTGTCTGACAAAACAAGAACCCGGCTCAGGCCAACTATTCACGGCCGAAACCGCAGCATCCCGGCTGCCGGCCCGCCGCCGGGCTTGGAGCGCCGGCGGCCAGAGGCCGGCCGGGAGGAAGGGGTTATGCTAAACCGGATATTAGACCAGGCCTTTGACCACTACGTTTTTACCAGAGTAGACCAGATCCTCAACCTGGCCGGTACCAATGATGCCGGCTACAGTAAGACAGCCCGGGAAGTCAGTGCCGCCCTGGACCAGTTGCTGGCCCTGGGCCGGGCACTGAAGGCCCAGCACCCGGAACTGACCGGTTTGGTCATGGATTTCGAGGCCCTCACGGCGCTGGAGTCCGGGCAGGCGGCGGAAATTGCCTACAGGCAGGGGCTAAGGGACAGCAGCCAGCTACGCCAGGCGTTTATGACCTTCCTGCAGCAGCAGTGATCGTGGCAAATACAACAGCAAATGTCAATGCTTCATAAATTAAAAAGTATATATATTTAAAGAGAGTACATTTCCTAACCCCCTATAAAATCAGGGGGTTATTTTTTGTTTTGTGTATATACAGAAATAGATTTCTGGATTTGAACATGCATTCTGTCCCCCATTCGTCCCCAGCCTCAGCAACTGAGCTGCAAGCTACTGGCAAATTTGATATTGGGCAGTGCCTGCCATTCCCAATCCCTCATCAGGCCATACGTTCGGCATTAGCGCCGCACAGAGCACACGTTCCGTGAATAGGGATAATTAAAAAGCCGCCCTATCCGGAGGATGAGGGCGGCGCATTCGATTATTGTTCCTACGTTATTATTTTTTCTGGGTTTTAATCTGCTCTAATATACCGCTTTCCTGCAGTGTTTTCTGTAGCTTTTGGCTATCAGCAATCCATTTATCTGTTGACTCCTGGGGGCCTAGGTACTCGACCTGATTTCCGACCTTCTCCATGTTCTCCTTAAATTCGGGATCATTTACGATAGCCTTGAACCCCTCCGCCAGCTTATTTTTTATCGCAACCGGCGTCTCTTTTGGGACTGCGATTCCATGCCAGTTGTCGATAGTGATATCAATGCCTAACTCTTTAAAAGTTGGTACATGAGCAAACACTGGATCAGCCATACGGTGTTCACCGGTTATGGCCAAAATTTTTACTGTGCCATTTTTTACATGCTCTTTGATGGGTACAGGACTAACAAAAATAAGCTGAATATGACCGCCTAATAATGCCGGTATCGTCTCACCTGCCCCGGAGAAAGGAACTTGCTCAATATTAATACCCGCAGATTGATTAAGCATCTCACATAGAACATGAGCAAATGAGCCTGTGCCTACATTCCCAAACTTTAATTGTCCTGGGTGCTTTCGAGCATGTTCAATCAGGTCACTTAGTGTTTGCCAGGGTTGATCGGTTTGTACTGCCAGCAGCAGTGGTACTGCTGTTACCTGCATAATTGGGCTTAATGCGGTTGCATAGTTGTATTTTCCTGTGCCGTAGAGCGATAGCAATATTAGTTCATTAGAAGTTGCACCAACGGTGTATCCATCTAAAGGTGATCCTGCCAGTTCGTTCCAACCAAGAGCCCCGGCCCCCCCCGGCTTATTAACAATGGCCAATGGCTGTCCTAGATGCTTAACAGCTAATTTTTCTAATGACCTTGCTGTCAGGTCCAATCCGCCCCCAGCATTGTATGGAACAATTACAGTAATAGGCCGCTCGGGATATTTTTCATGCGGAACAGGTATTGCTACCTTTTCCACGCCGGAACAACCCCCTATTATGATAGAAATAACCAATGCTGCTACTGCTAGTAAGACACTCACTCTTTTCCGCACTACACGCTTACCTCCTCGTTCTGCAAAATACTGCAATTCAGACAAACTATAAATAAATTATATGGTAATTTCCATGTCATAAATTGTCATTTATGGATAAAACATAAAAAAACTGCCTGTTCAATTGCAGACAGTATACTATCATTCGGTCAGGTAA contains:
- a CDS encoding aldo/keto reductase, producing MLYRRFGKTGEMVSALGFGCMRLPVIGSDPTHIDEEKASSMIRYAIDAGVNYVDTAYPYHGTGFTQGGASEPFVAKALQDGYRDRVKLATKLPSWLIKTRADMDKYLNEQLTRLETEAIDFYLVHSLNSGTWPVLKEAGISGFLDQAIKDGRIKYAGFSFHDQASLFNEIVDYYDWSFCQIQYNYLDEEYQAGKQGLEYAAAKDLGVAIMEPLRGGNITNLPPAALAVLAKADVKRTPAEWALRWVWNHPEVSVVLSGMSTMEQVVENVKIAQAAAARSLTAGELGLIEEVKRIFQERIRVNCTACSYCMPCPAGINIPNCFATYNDHHVFDGTPAARQRYAMQSKLAAPASKCVECGKCESHCPQGIKIREELKNITALFE
- a CDS encoding amino acid permease, yielding MIALGGAIGTGLFYGSASMVQMAGPAITLAYLLGGSVIFFIMRALGEMAVEHPVSGSFSQYAYQYWGELPGFIAGWNYWFNYVIVQMVELSVVGIYINYWYPGIPTWVSALVCLIVVTFINTINVKAFGETEFWFAIIKVLAIIGMIVFGLAMILFGVGNGGQPVGISNLWVHGGFFPNGLQGVVLSLVLVMFSFGGVELVGITAGEAENPHKTIPAAINQIVWRILLFYIGALTVILMIFPWNQIGATGSPFVQIFSYVGIPAAAHLLNFVVLTAAVSAYNSALYSNGRMLYGLAKQGNAPRMLAKLNSAGTPVNAVLVSTGFTLITVLLSYLNPEKVFLYLMAVATISIIINWATIVLVQLKFRQAQEQAAKTPAFKMPLYPLASYVSLAFLTGVVGIMAYMPDLRFSVYIAPVWLLCLYIGYKVKNSAP
- a CDS encoding Bug family tripartite tricarboxylate transporter substrate binding protein — protein: MEKVAIPVPHEKYPERPITVIVPYNAGGGLDLTARSLEKLAVKHLGQPLAIVNKPGGAGALGWNELAGSPLDGYTVGATSNELILLSLYGTGKYNYATALSPIMQVTAVPLLLAVQTDQPWQTLSDLIEHARKHPGQLKFGNVGTGSFAHVLCEMLNQSAGINIEQVPFSGAGETIPALLGGHIQLIFVSPVPIKEHVKNGTVKILAITGEHRMADPVFAHVPTFKELGIDITIDNWHGIAVPKETPVAIKNKLAEGFKAIVNDPEFKENMEKVGNQVEYLGPQESTDKWIADSQKLQKTLQESGILEQIKTQKK